A stretch of DNA from Thalassospiraceae bacterium LMO-SO8:
AAGTTCACCAAGTCCAAGTTGCCGCTTGAAGACGTCAAGGCGATGATCAAGGACAAGGGCGAAATGCACTACTCGATCATGCCCAGCCGGACCATGGAGTTTGCCCGGTTCATGCACTCCATCGGCTCCATCAAGAACATGCCGTCTTCCTGGAAAGACTATTACTGGGAAAACAACCACGATCTGAGTGGTAGCTAACCATGAATCAAGGCGCCCACACCGCGGCGGGGAACTCCCCCGCCGCGGCCGCCGTTGACCCCCTCTTGGATGTCGACGGTGTCACACTTCAGTACAAGACCAAGGAACACCTGATCACGGCCACCTACCGGGTCGGTTTCAAGGTTTATCCTGCGGATCGCTTCGTCCTGCTCGGCCCGTCGGGCTGCGGCAAGTCGACCCTCCTGAAAGGGGTCGCCGGCTATCTCAAGCCGGTCGAAGGCAACATGCGGCTGAAAGGGGTCGACATCAAGGAACCGGGCCCTGATCGGGTCATGGTGTTCCAGGAATTCGACCAGCTTTTGCCCTGGAAGACGGTCAAGGAGAACATCACCTTCGCGCTGATGAACGGCGGCAAGTGTAAGACCCAATCGGATGCCGATGAGGTCGCCATGGAGTACATCAAGAAGGTGAAGCTCGACCGGTTCGAGGACACTTATCCGCACATGTTGTCCGGCGGCATGAAACAGCGCGTGGCCATCGCCCGCGGCATGGCCATGGAACCGGACATCCTCTTGATGGACGAACCCTTCGCGGCGCTTGACGCACTGACGCGTCTGCAGATGCAGGAAGAACTGCTTCAACTGTGGGAAGACACGCACTTCACGGTGCTGTTCGTCACCCATTCCATCGAGGAAGCCTTGATCGTCGGCTCGCGCATTCTGGTGCTGTCGCCCCATCCGGGCCAGGTGAAGGCGGAATTGAATGCCCACCACCTGACCCACGCCAGCACGGGTGATCCGGAATTCGGGGAACTGAAGACCAAGATCCACAACATGCTGTTCGCGGACCGCATCCTGGAAGACGAACTGGCGGCGGCCGAGGCCGAGCGCTGATGAGCACACTTCCGCAAACGGTCGTCCGGCCCGAATTCGACGCCGGAGACCTGTCCGCAGCCTCCCACGGCGACGTCGCCCGCAAGCTGTCGCTGTGGGAAAAGCTGGTCGACATGGATGGCATGCGCAAGCTGACCATCCTTATCGCGCTCATGCTGGTTTGGGAGATCTACACCCGGTTGTCGGGCGTGTCCGAATACATCCTGCCCAAGTTTTCCGACACGGCCATGGCCCTTTATGACTCCCTGGTCAACGATCAGCTTCTGATCATGATCAAGAATTCGATGTCCGTGCTGCTGACCGGCTACGTCATCGGTCTGGTCATCGCCACGCTTCTGACGACGGCCGCCATCATGACCCGGTTCGGCAGCGACGTCCTGTCGACGCTGACGGCCATGCTCAATCCGCTTCCCGCCATCGCATTGTTGCCTTTGGCGTTGTTGTGGTTCGGGCTGGGGTCGAACTCGGTGGTGTTCACGCTTCTGCATTCGGTCATCTGGCCGGTCGCGCTGAACGCCCATACGGGCTTCATGGGGGTCTCCGACACCCAACGCATGGTCGGCCGCAACTACGGCCTCAAGGGTGTCTCCTACGTGGTCAAACTACTGATTCCGGCGGCCTTCCCGTCCATCCTGATGGGGCTCAAGGTCGGCTGGGCCTATGCCTGGCGGACCCTGATCGCGGCCGAACTGGTGTTCGGCGGCGCTATCGCCGATACCTCGGGCACGCAGTCCGGCGGGCTCGGCTGGTTCGTCTTCGCGAACCAGATGGACATGCAGATTCCCTACGTCTTCGCGGGTCTGTTCACGGTCATTCTGGTCGGCGTGCTGGTCGAGAGCCTGATTTTCTCGACGATCGAAACACGGACCATCCGGCGTTGGGGGATGCAATCGTCATGAGCACTCAAAGAACCCTTCCCGAACCGGTCATACGGCCTGAGTTCATCAACGAAGACATCGCCCTTGCCCATACCGGCGACGTCGCCGTTAAACTGTCCCTTTTCGAGAAACTCTGGAACATCAACGGCGTCCGTAAGGCTTTCATTCTGTTCAGCCTGGTCGCCGTATGGCAGGCCTATACGGTGCTCATGAATGTCGAGCCCCTGATGTTCCCGACGTTCCTGTCCGCTCTGGACCGGCTTGTCACGGATCTCGTCGACGGGGACCTTCCCGCGAAGGTCTGGTTCTCGGTCAAGGTTTTGCTGATTGGTTATGCCACCGGCATGGCCATCGCCGCTGTCCTGGTCCTATGGGGCACGTCGAGCCGTCTCGGCGGCGACTTCATCGCCATGGCCACCGCCATGTTCAACCCGCTGCCGTCCATCGCCATGCTGCCGCTGGCCATGCTGTGGTTCGGTCTCGGCACCGGCAGCCTGGTCTTCGTGCTGGTCCATGCGGTTTTGTGGGCGGTCGCGCTCAACACCCATTCCGGGTTCAAGAACGTGTCGAGCACGCTGCGCATGATCGGTGAGAACTATGGCCTCACGGGCGTTTCCTTCGTGGTCAAAATCCTGGTTCCGGCGGCATTGCCGTCGATCATGACCGGGATGAAGGTCGGCTGGGCCTTTGCCTGGCGCACCCTGATCGGGGCCGAACTTGTGTTCGGCGCCTCGTCGGGCGGTGGCGGGCTGGGCTGGTACATCTTCGAATCGTCTCAGAACATCGAGACCGAAGGTGTGTTCGCCGGCCTGTTCATGGTCATCCTCATTGGGATCACCGTGGAAAACCTGATCTTCCGCAACATCGAGCTGAAGACCGTCAGCCGCTGGGGTATGCAGCGCTAACAAACCTCGGAGACCATCCCGTGACCATGACCATCCAAATCCCCGTGAAGCCGCTCGACAATCCATTGGCGGCGGAAGTCGTGGGCCTCGACCTCAACATGGACCTGGACGACCAAACCATCGCCGACCTGCACAAGGCGTGGATGGCCTATCCGGTTCTCGTGGTCCGG
This window harbors:
- a CDS encoding ABC transporter ATP-binding protein — protein: MDVDGVTLQYKTKEHLITATYRVGFKVYPADRFVLLGPSGCGKSTLLKGVAGYLKPVEGNMRLKGVDIKEPGPDRVMVFQEFDQLLPWKTVKENITFALMNGGKCKTQSDADEVAMEYIKKVKLDRFEDTYPHMLSGGMKQRVAIARGMAMEPDILLMDEPFAALDALTRLQMQEELLQLWEDTHFTVLFVTHSIEEALIVGSRILVLSPHPGQVKAELNAHHLTHASTGDPEFGELKTKIHNMLFADRILEDELAAAEAER
- a CDS encoding ABC transporter permease subunit; its protein translation is MSTLPQTVVRPEFDAGDLSAASHGDVARKLSLWEKLVDMDGMRKLTILIALMLVWEIYTRLSGVSEYILPKFSDTAMALYDSLVNDQLLIMIKNSMSVLLTGYVIGLVIATLLTTAAIMTRFGSDVLSTLTAMLNPLPAIALLPLALLWFGLGSNSVVFTLLHSVIWPVALNAHTGFMGVSDTQRMVGRNYGLKGVSYVVKLLIPAAFPSILMGLKVGWAYAWRTLIAAELVFGGAIADTSGTQSGGLGWFVFANQMDMQIPYVFAGLFTVILVGVLVESLIFSTIETRTIRRWGMQSS
- a CDS encoding ABC transporter permease, with protein sequence MSTQRTLPEPVIRPEFINEDIALAHTGDVAVKLSLFEKLWNINGVRKAFILFSLVAVWQAYTVLMNVEPLMFPTFLSALDRLVTDLVDGDLPAKVWFSVKVLLIGYATGMAIAAVLVLWGTSSRLGGDFIAMATAMFNPLPSIAMLPLAMLWFGLGTGSLVFVLVHAVLWAVALNTHSGFKNVSSTLRMIGENYGLTGVSFVVKILVPAALPSIMTGMKVGWAFAWRTLIGAELVFGASSGGGGLGWYIFESSQNIETEGVFAGLFMVILIGITVENLIFRNIELKTVSRWGMQR